One segment of Cryptococcus neoformans var. grubii H99 chromosome 2, complete sequence DNA contains the following:
- a CDS encoding 3-phosphoshikimate 1-carboxyvinyltransferase, with product MSSSSADVLKISILGNESIHVGFHLLPYIFKTVTTTLPSSTYVLITDTNLAAIYLNDLKASFEEATAEADNKARFLVYEVAPGEGAKSRKVKGEIEDWMLDNKCTRDTVILAFGGGVIGDLTGFVAATFMRGVKFVQIPTTLLAMVDSSVGGKTAIDTPHGKNLIGAFWQPSYIFADLAFLTTLPTREVSNGMAEVVKTAAIWKDDDFALLESRSAEISLAASSRPTGAPTAGRFISDRSHAQSLLLQVVSGSIYVKAHIVTIDERETGLRNLVNFGHTIGHAIEAVLTPAMLHGECVSVGIVLEAEVARQLGVLSQVAVGRLTRCLQAYGLPVSLSDRRIAALPASSQLSVDRLLDIMKIDKKNSGPAKKIVLLSRIGKTYEEKASVVADNVIRKVLCEAVTVKAATPSKSPITMATPGSKSISNRALVLAALGKGTCRVRNLLHSDDTAVMMNALVELKGAVFSWEDGGDTIVVEGGGGILSTPAKGKELYLGNAGTASRFLTTVCAMVSGSASSERSTIITGNARMKQRPIGPLVDALTANGAKVKYLESTGCLPLDISTDGFRGGHIQLAASVSSQYVSSILLCAPYAAEQVTLELTGGQVISQPYIDMTIAMMEQFGATVERQKDEQGNLLDVYVIPKCTYVNPSEYSVESDASSATYPLAIAAITGTTCTISNIGSSSLQGDARFAKEVLEPMGCIVEQTLTSTKVTGPPVGTLRALGNVDMEPMTDAFLTASVLAAVAVKPCLPERKVEGLPETASRIYGIANQRVKECNRIQAMRDQLAKFGVETDEFDDGIIIFGKPEASLFRGASIHCYDDHRVAMAFAVLSCIIDETIIEEKRCVEKTWPNFWDDLQNKIGVAVEGVELETHNQASTSAKPVSPIDQSQSDRPIFLIGMRGAGKTYVGRMAAEILSGQFTDADDVFAQETRQSVSEFVAANGWDEFRKKETEILSKFVEEHRGNHVIALGGGIVETEAARETLKAHVAKGGHVVHVTRALEDIEAYLDSIGNTAVRPNWGETFADVFKRREPWYQACSSHEFYNVLEAVGGQTHEEHTKAMRAECGRFFKFITGRESNRPRLSAGNPTSFLSLTFPDITPALVHLDELTEGADAVEFRIDLLNTTGHAPTSPASPPISFVAKQLASLRLATTLPIVFSVRSKDQGGMVPSDNAEAYGALVRLGLRCACEYVDLEVCWPEQLLDSIVQLKRETHIIASWHDWTGDMAWDGEEMKAKHVLCEKYGDVAKIVGTAKSGLDNAKLAIFVGEVQSHPGAKPLLAINMGAAGQLSRVLNPILTPVTHDALPSRAAPGQLTAREILQARALTGSLPAKKFVLFGSPIAHSVSPLLHNTGFATLGLPHNYGLHESEKVDQGVLEMIRSPEFGGASVTIPLKLDIIPHLDSVSEDAKIIGAVNTVIPRGGKLYGENTDWQAIRQAAAQNLDDDVLSDGSSTALVIGAGGTCRAAIYAMHKLRFKTIYLFNRTPENAAKVKASFPESYNIAIVTSLSSLPEAPVVVVSTVPGNSLTLDTFSQGIYLPSEVFSRPKGVAIDLAYKPHMTALLQAAEKKEGWKALPGVEILCLQGFKQFEEWTGKRAPEKKMRKAVLDKYFA from the exons ATGTCTTCGTCCTCTGCCGATGTCCTCAAAATATCCATCCTGGGGAATGAGTCCATCCACGTTGgattccatctccttccctaTATCTTCAAAACCGTCACAACcactctcccttcttccacctaCGTCCTTATCACCGACACGAATCTTGCCGCAATCTATCTCAATGACCTCAAGGCCTCTTTCGAAGAGGCTACAGCGGAGGCCGACAACAAGGCAAGGTTCCTCGTCTATGAAGTCGCCCCTGGAGAGGGCGCGAAGAGCCGAAAAGTCAAGGGCGAAATCGAGGACTGGATGCTTGATAACAAGTGCACCAGAGATACTGTGATCCTTGCATTCGGTGGCGGTGTCATTGGCGATCTTACTGGATTTGTCGCTGCTACTTT CATGCGAGGCGTCAAGTTTGTCCAAATCCCGACGACCCTTCTTGCGATGGTTGATTCTTCTGTTGGTGGAAAGACCGCTATCGATACCCCACATGGCAAGAACCTCATTGGTGCATTCTGGCAGCCAAGCTACATCTTCGCTGACCTCGCTTTCCTAACCACACTTCCTACCAGGGAGGTCTCCAACGGCATGGCCGAGGTGGTCAAG ACCGCTGCTATCTGGAAAGATGACGATTTCGCTCTTCTCGAGTCACGCTCTGCCGAGATTTCTCTagcagcttcttctcgtcccaCCGGCGCGCCTACCGCTGGTCGTTTTATCTCTGACCGTTCTCACGCGCagtctctccttcttcaggTCGTTTCTGGATCAATCTATGTTAAGGCTCATATTGTGACTATTGATGAGCGAGAGACTGGTCTTCGGAACCTTGTCAACTTTGGACATACCATCGGACATGCCATCGAGGCTGTCCTTACTCCCGCTATGCTTCACGGCGAGTGTGTCTCAGTCGGTATTGTTCTTGAGGCCGAAGTCGCTAGGCAACTAGGTGTTCTGAGTCAAGTTGCTGTTGGACGTCTTACCAGATGTCTTCAAGCTTATGGCTTACCAGTCTCCCTCTCTGACAGGCGAATTGCCGCTCTCCCTGCCTCGAGCCAGCTTTCGGTTGACCGTCTTCTCGACATTATGAAGATTGACAAGAAGAACTCGGGTCCCGCCAAAAAAATCGTTCTCCTCTCTCGGATTGGCAAAACCTACGAGGAGAAGGCCTCTGTTGTTGCCGACAACGTCATCCGCAAAGTCTTGTGCGAAGCAGTTACCGTAAAGGCTGCCACTCCCAGCAAATCCCCAATTACCATGGCTACACCTGGAAGTAAGAGTATTTCTAACCGTGCTTTGGTGCTTGCTGCCCTTGGTAAGGGCACATGTAGGGTAAGGAACCTCTTGCACTCTGACGATACTGCCGTCATGATGAACGCTCTCGTAGAGCTTAAG GGTGCTGTGTTTTCctgggaagatggtggCGATACCATTGTCGTTGAAGGCGGAGGCGGCATTCTCTCCACTCCAgcaaagggcaaggagCTTTACCTCGGTAATGCCGGCACTGCCAGTCGATTTCTCACCACTGTTTGCGCCATGGTCTCAGGCTCAGCTTCAAGCGAGAGATCGACGATCATTACTGGCAATGCCCGTATGAAGCAGCGTCCCATCGGGCCTTTGGTCGACGCTCTCACCGCCAATGGCGCCAAGGTCAAGTATCTTGAGTCTACGGGATGCCTCCCTCTTGACATTAGCACAGACGGATTCCGTGGAGGGCACATCCAGCTTGCTGCGTCTGTGTCTTCTCAATACGTTTCCTCaatccttctttgtgcTCCTTACGCTGCTGAGCAGGTGACCCTTGAGCTTACTGGTGGGCAGGTCATTTCCCAGCCCTACATCGATATGACCATCGCCATGATGGAACAATTTGGTGCCACTGTCGAGCGCCAAAAGGATGAGCAAGGTAACTTGCTTGACGTCTACGTGATTCCCAAGTGTACATATGTCAATCCTTCCGAGTACAGCGTCGAATCCGATGCGTCTAGTGCTACCTACCCACTCGCCATCGCGGCCATCACTGGTACGACCTGTACTATATCCAACATcggctcttcttctcttcaggGTGACGCGCGCTTTGCCAAAGAGGTCCTCGAACCCATGGGCTGTATTGTTGAACAGACACTTACCAGCACCAAGGTCACCGGCCCTCCTGTGGGCACTTTGAGGGCACTCGGTAACGTTGACATGGAGCCCATGACAGATGCTTTCTTGACTGCATCAGTGTTGGCTGCTGTGGCTGTCAAGCCTTGTCTGCCTGAGAGAAAGGTCGAAGGTTTGCCCGAAACCGCTTCAAGAATATACGGTATCGCCAACCAAAGGGTTAAGGAGTGTAACAGAATCCAAGCCATGAGGGATCAACTTG CTAAATTCGGTGTTGAGACTGATGAATTTGACGACggtatcatcatttttGGCAAGCCCGAAGCCTCACTCTTCCGAGGTGCTTCTATTCACTGCTATGACGATCATCGCGTGGCCATGGCATTTGCGGTGTTGTCTTGTATCATTGACGAAACCATCATCGAGGAAAAGCGCTGCGTTGAGAAGACTTGGCCCAATTTCTGGGATGACTTACAAAACAAG ATTGGTGTTGCTGTGGAAGGCGTAGAGCTTGAAACACACAACCAGGCCTCCACTTCTGCCAAACCCGTTTCTCCCATTGACCAATCCCAGTCCGATCGACCCATCTTCCTTATCGGTATGCGTGGTGCTGGCAAGACCTACGTTGGTCGAATGGCCGCCGAAATCCTTTCTGGCCAATTCACTGACGCCGACGATGTTTTCGCTCAGGAGACCCGCCAGTCTGTATCCGAATTCGTCGCGGCCAACGGATGGGACGAATTTAGGAAAAAGGAGACCGAGATCCTAAGCAAGTTCGTTGAGGAGCACAGGGGTAATCACGTTATCGCTCTTGGCGGTGGTATAGTGGAAACTGAAGCGGCGAGAGAGACCTTGAAGGCACACGTGGCTAAGGGTGGCCATGTCGTTCACGTTACCAGGGCATTGGAGGACATTGAGGCCTATCTCGACTCCATCGGAAACACCGCTGTTAGGCCCAACTGGGGTGAGACCTTTGCAGACGTTTTCAAGAGGAGGGAGCCTTGGTACCAGGCTTGCTCCAGCCACGAATTCTACAACGTCCTTGAAGCAGTCGGCGGCCAGACGCATGAGGAACACACCAAGGCGATGCGAGCGGAATGCGGAAGGTTCTTCAAGTTTATCACTGGTCGAGAGTCTAATCGCCCACGTCTGAGCGCCGGAAACCCTACATCTTTCTTGTCATTGACTTTTCCCGACATCACTCCTGCTTTGGTCCACCTCGACGAGCTTACAGAGGGGGCCGATGCAGTGGAGTTCCGAATCGATCTTCTTAACACAACCGGTCACGCACCTACAAGTCCAGCTTCTCCTCCTATCTCTTTCGTGGCGAAGCAGCTTGCCAGCCTTCGTCTTGCTACCACATTGCCCATCGTTTTCTCTGTGAGGTCCAAGGACCAAGGAGGTATGGTTCCTTCCGACAATGCCGAAGCTTATGGGGCTTTGGTTCGTCTCGGTTTGCGTTGCGCTTGCGAGTATGTTGATCTCGAAGTTTGCTGGCCGGAGCAGCTTCTTGATAGTATCGTTCAGCTGAAGCGTGAAACACACATCATTGCGTCTTGGCACGATTGGACAGGCGACATGGCATgggatggtgaggagatgaaggccAAACACGTTTTGTGTGAGAAGTACGGTGATGTCGCGAAGATCGTCGGTACGGCTAAGTCAGGATTGGATAACGCCAAGCTTGCAATCTTTGTTGGTGAAGTTCAAAGCCATCCTGGAGCCAAGCCTTTGTTGGCTATCAACATGGGTGCCGCGGGACAACTTTCCAGAGTTTTGAACCCAATCCTCACTCCTGTGACCCATGatgctcttccttctcgagCCGCCCCTGGTCAACTCACTGCCCGTGAAATTCTCCAAGCTCGTGCCCTCACTGGCTCACTCCCGGCCAAGAAGTTCGTGCTTTTCGGTAGTCCCATTGCCCACTCTGTCTCACCGTTATTGCACAACACCGGCTTCGCTACCTTGGGTTTGCCCCATAACTATGGGTTGCACGAGTCTGAGAAAGTTGACCAGGGCGTCTTGGAAATGATTCGATCCCCAGAATTTGGTGGTGCGAGTGTCACTATACCACTCAAGCTCGATATCATTCCCCATCTTGATTCGGTTTCGGAAGATGCCAAGATCATTGGAGCTGTCAATACAGTCATCCCTCGGGGTGGCAAGCTCTATGGCGAGAACACTGACTGGCAGGCTATTCGTCAGGCTGCTGCGCAGAaccttgatgatgatgttctCAGCGATGGATCTTCCACCGCTCTCGTGATCGGTGCTGGTGGTACTTGTCGTGCGGCGATTTACGCAATGCACAAGCTCCGATTCAAGACCATCTACTTGTTCAACCGGACACCTGAGAACGCTGCGAAGGTCAAAGCTTCTTTCCCCGAGTCTTACAACATCGCAATCGTCacatctctctcttctttgcctgAGGCTCCTGTTGTAGTTGTCTCTACTGTCCCTGGTAACTCTTTGACACTCGACACCTTTTCTCAAGGGATCTATTTACCATCTGAAGTGTTTTCCCGTCCCAAGGGTGTTGCCATTGACTTGGCTTACAAGCCTCATATGACTGCTTTGTTGCAGGCTgcggaaaagaaggaagggtggAAGGCCTTACCTGGTGTAGAGATCTTGTGTTTGCAGGGATTCAAACAGTTTGAAGAATGGACTGGCAAGAGGGCGcctgagaagaagatgaggaaggcaGTTTTGGACAAGTACTTCGCGTAA
- a CDS encoding tubulin-folding cofactor B — protein MPYLSVFVTSPDTHSERRFDSGLTVQQLKDKLTPITGISPQYQVIKICRSADQVSGPPLAVLDDDSRTLASYGLEEWNCIKVDNIDPNYRPGEFTDESNLERFELSPEEYAARSDTVLAHLKANKLGRFADTPTGLDFSPPPPPTAVDSTIVPGKRCEVSHGEDGLAKRGTVRFVGEAKIGKGGAWVGVELDEPLGKGDGEIEGTRYFSCLPKHAVFVRSAKVTVGDFPEEDIFSDDEI, from the exons ATGCCTTACCTCAGTGTCTTTGTAACCTCGCCCGATACCCATTCGGAGCGCAGATTTGATTCGGGTCTCACTGTTCAGCAGCTCAAG GATAAACTCACTCCAATTACCGGTATTTCGCCTCAGTATCAAGTAATAAAAATCTGTCGATCGGCCGATCAGGTCTCTGGCCCTCCTTTGGCGGTGCTTGATGATGACTCTCGAACATTGGCAAGCTACGGTCTGGAGGAATGGAATTGTATCAAA GTAGACAACATCGATCCTAACTACCGCCCTGGGGAATTCACCGACGAATCCAATCTCGAGCGTTTTGAACTGAGCCCTGAAGAATACGCTGCCCGTTCCGACACTGTCCTTGCTCATCTGAAAGCCAACAAGCTAGGACGTTTTGCTGATACTCCAACCGGCCTTGATTTCtccccacctcctcccccaaCGGCCGTGGACTCGACTATCGTCCCAGGAAAGAGATGTGAGGTGTCTCATGGGGAAGATGGGTTGGCTAAAAGAGGCACAGTGAGGTTTGTGGGGGAAGCAAAGATCGGGAAGGGTGGAGCTTGGGTTGGAGTAGAGCTTGACGAGCCTTTggggaaaggagatggaga AATTGAGGGCACGAGATACTTCTCATGCTTACCAAAGCATGCTGTTTTTGTCAGATCTGCAAAAGTCACAGTGGGGGACTTCCCAGAAGAGGACATCTTTTCCGACGACGAAATATAG
- a CDS encoding serine/threonine-protein phosphatase PP1, with the protein MGEQPEIDLDSVIDRLLEVRGNRPGKAVQLAEYEIKYLCTKAREIFISQPILLELEAPIKICGDIHGQYYDLLRLFEYGGFPPEANYLFLGDYVDRGKQSLETICLLLAYKIKYPENFFILRGNHECASINRIYGFYDECKRRYNIKLWKTFTDCFNCLPIAAIIDEKIFTMHGGLSPDLQSMEQIRRVMRPTDVPDTGLLCDLLWSDPDKDITGWSENDRGVSFTFGPDVVSRFLQKHDMDLICRAHQVVEDGYEFFAKRQLVTLFSAPNYCGEFDNAGAMMSVDDTLLCSFQILKPAEKKPKYGGYGGSARR; encoded by the exons ATGGGAGAACAGCCTGAAATTGATCTTGACTCGGTCATCGACCGACTGTTAGAAG TGCGAGGGAACAGACCAGGCAAGGCAGTGCAATTGGCAGAATACGAAATCAAATACCTTTGCACTAAAGCCCGTGAAATCTTCATCAGTCAGCCAATCCTTCTTGAACTCGAAGCTCCTATCAAAATCTGTG GTGACATCCATGGACAATATTACGACTTGTTGCGTCTCTTTGAGTACGGTGGTTTCCCCCCCGAAGCCAAttatcttttccttggtGACTATGTCGACCGAGGCAAGCAATCTCTTGAGACTATCTGCCTGCTTTTGGCGTATAAAATCAAGTACCCTGAAAACTTTTTCATCTTGAGAGGAAACCACGAGTGCGCTAGTATTAATAGAATCTATGGGTTCTATGATGAGT GCAAGCGTCGCTACAACATCAAGCTCTGGAAGACTTTTACCGACTGCTTCAACTGTCTCCCCATTGCGGCTATCATCGACGAGAAGATCTTCACAATGCACGGAGGTTTGAGTCCTGACTTGCAAAGTATGGAGCAGATCAGGAGAGTTATGCGACCAACAGATGTTCCAGACACCG GTCTTCTTTGTGACCTGCTTTGGTCTGATCCGGACAAGGACATCACTGGGTGGAGCGAGAATGATCGAGGAGTCTCGTTCACTTTTGGTCCGGACGTTGTTTCTCGGTTCTTGCAAAAGCACGATATGGACTTGATTTGTCGAGCGCATCAG GTTGTTGAAGACGGTTACGAATTCTTCGCCAAGCGACAGCTTGTCACTCTATTCTCTGCCCCTAATTATTGTGGCGAATTTGATAATGCTGGTGCCATGATGAGCGTAGACGACACCTTACTTTGTTCCTTCCAA ATTCTGAAACCTGCCGAAAAGAAGCCGAAATACGGTGGATACGGCGGCAGCGCACGGCGTTAG
- a CDS encoding efflux protein, translating to MSGIIPPFQGQFSIEALAPKTEGPAASSRQVSLPPDPSSMTLCESRLTTASGEVKFEKTSTLGTNINSCSSNESRQERGIHEEPPVQALQRLPSKTATIEHSNPARLSTPNLIAISAILTFTMCMSAAGQQTLNIALPTIQTELGMSESDLQWITSAYTLTNGCFLLLSGRLADIHGRKKIFLAGVTWYAIWTLIGGFMKNGAGLVVTRALAGCGASMSTPSAVGIIAHTFTGRARSTAFASFSAGAPVGGALGLILGGLFTSYVNNTWRGALYCVAGLAFAVSICAFFLVPNDGSHSSDRRVDWIGAALVTVGLIFLLFAISDGENAPNGWKTSYVLALLIIGFFLVVAFFFWERYIINNTTRPPLMRLQLWTRAKGRLASVYFIGFVAWMGFTSLFYHTTLFYQQVQGTGAVGAMLRFLPTSISGILCNVLVAFLVSKVKTQYLVCTGLLATGIANLLMALSQKDTLYWRLPFNAMWLSVMGADFLMATSLIFVAALALPDEQSVAGALFQTLIQLGGSFGLAVTSVISNVQNQKALMAGKDEIEARLTGLHAAFWLGAAMSFTALVIALIALKGMGTIGKGAKRGELSEHKHGEDEKEEKEKDAVQRRDENDDKTV from the exons ATGTCCGGTATAATTCCCCCCTTCCAAGGTCAATTTTCAATTGAGGCTCTCGCCCCCAAAACCGAGGGGCCGGCGGCCTCTTCCAGACAGGTATCTTTGCCGCCAGATCCTTCGTCTATGACTCTGTGCGAGTCACGATTAACAACGGCGTCTGGAGAGGTAAAATTCGAAAAGACGTCTACTTTGGGAACCAACATCaattcttgttcttcgaaCGAGTCAAGGCAAGAGAGAGGTATCCACGAAGAGCCCCCTGTCCAAGCCCTCCAGCGTTTGCCGTCCAAGACAGCAACAATAGAGCATTCCAACCCAGCTCGGCTATCCACCCCTAACCTAATAGCTATCTCCGCTATTCTTACATTCACAATGTGTATGTCTGCCGCTGGTCAACAAACTCTCAATATAGCTCTTCCTACCATCCAGACAGAGCTCGGCATGTCTGAGTCCGACCTGCAATGGATAACTTCCGCTTATACCTTGACCAACGGATGTTTTCTCTTATTGAGTGGAAGGTTAGCGGACATTCATGGGAGGAAAAAAATCTTCCTGGCAGGAGTGACTTGGTATGCGATCTGGACGCTCATCGGAGGTTTTATGAAGAATGGAGCGGGCTTGGTCGTCACGAGAGCTTTAGCGGGATGCGGAGCCTCCATGAG TACTCCAAGCGCGGTTGGTATCATCGCACACACGTTCACAGGCCGAGCGCGATCTACGGCAtttgcttctttctctgctgGTGCCCCTGTTGGTGGCGCTCTCGGTTTGATTCTCGGAGGTCTTTTCACGTCTTATGTCAATAATACGTGGCGCGGCGCTCTCTACTGTGTAGCCGGTCTGGCTTTTGCGGTTTCCATCTGTGCATTCTTTTTGGTCCCTAATGATGGCTCTCATTCCAGCGATCGCCGTGTCGACTGGATAGGCGCCGCTTTGGTGACCGTAGGCTTAATTTTCTTGCTTTTCGCCATCAGCGATGGTGAAAATGCACCGAATGGGTGGAAGACCAGCT ATGTACTTGCACTTTTGATCattggcttcttcctcgtggtggcattcttcttctgggaAAGATATATCATTAATAACACTACTCGTCCGCCTCTTATGCGCCTTCAGCTCTGGACCCGAGCTAAGGGGAGGCTCGCATCAGTCTATTTTATTGGTTTTGTCGCCTGGATGGGGTTCACA TCCTTGTTCTATCATACTACATTGTTTTACCAGCAGGTACAAGGAACCGGTGCTGTCGGTGCCATGCTTCGTTTTTTACCCACCTCAATTTCTGGTATCCTCTGCAATGTGCTCGTTGCATTTTTAGTCAGCAAAGTTAAGACGCAGTATCTGGTTTGCACTGGACTTTTGGCGACCGG AATAGCTAATCTGTTGATGGCTTTGTCCCAAAAAGATACGCTTTACTGGAGGTTACCATTTAACGCCATGTGGCTATCTGTCATGGGTGCTGATTT CCTCATGGCTACAAGCCTCATCTTTGTCGCTGCACTTGCCCTTCCAGACGAACAGTCTGTTGCAGGCGCACTTTTCCAAACCCTTATTCAACTCGGCGGATCCTTCGGTTTGGCAGTGACGTCTGTCATTTCTAACGTTCAAAATCAAAAAGCTCTTATGGCGGGGAAAGATGAGATTGAGGCTCGGTTGACAGGTTTACACGCCGCGTTCTGGCTTGGGGCCGCAATGAGTTTTACCGCCCTGGTTATTGCTCTAATCGCGCTAAAAGGAATGGGCACGATCGGCAAAGGTGCTAAGCGCGGAGAATTGTCTGAGCATAAGcatggggaagatgaaaaggaggaaaaggagaaagatgcaGTTCAAAGGCGTGAcgaaaatgatgataagACGGTCTGA
- a CDS encoding signal recognition particle subunit SRP72: MAPPAKPTSTPKRKPFSPKPPRPAEERLPKLYRALTDQVDDGYFENAIKTCKKILALDASSQTAFQTLLFLHLQTDDYTSALSLLDHPSNEQSLDFERAYCLYRLHREKEALEVLKGLSEKGRKTDHLEAQILYRLGEYSQAQEIYEGMLADCDVSSPEHADIVTNLSATTAHLDFDTHGYHSHLSTTISSTSQTPMNTADLETIVPSLPTGWSSGGLAATVEKKTATVKAPEEKNERSRPRHKLPKGVVAGKEFTEDPERWIPFRQRLSYITAQSKKKGAKESMGTGFTQGSTGGHSAGSGGGGKSKKGKRK; this comes from the exons ATGGCCCCACCTGCAAAGCCTACTTCAACGCCAAAGCGCAAACCATTCAGTCCCAAGCCTCCACGGCCAGCAGAGGAACGCTTGCCTAAACTGTATCGTGCCTTGACTGACCAAGTGGATGATGGGTATTTTGAAAACGCCATCAAAACCTGTAAGAAGA TTTTAGCCCTTGACGCCTCAAGCCAAACTGCTTTCCAGACCCTCTTGTTCCTGCACCTTCAAACCGACGATTATACCTCTGCACTCTCGCTTCTTGACCATCCGTCTAATGAACAATCGCTTGATTTTGAAAGAGCATATTGCTTGTACAGACTTCAtagggagaaagaggcaCTGGAAGTCTTGAAGGGGTTGAGCGAGAAGGGCCGTAAGACGGACCATTTAGAGGCGCAAATC TTATATCGGCTAGGCGAGTACAGCCAGGCGCAAGAGATTTACGAGGGCATGCTTGCCGACTGCGATGTT TCATCCCCAGAACACGCTGATATTGTCACCAACCTATCCGCTACCACAGCGCACCTCGACTTCGACACTCACGGATACCATTCTCACCTTTCCACTaccatctcttccacatcTCAAACCCCCATGAACACTGCAGACCTTGAGACTATTGTGCCTTCTTTGCCTACTGGCTGGTCATCAGGTGGTCTGGCAGCTACTGTGGAAAAGAAAACGGCAACAGTCAAGGCGccggaagagaagaatgagagAAGCAGGCCTAGGCATAAGTTACCTAAGGGGGTTGTTGCTGGAAAGGAATTCACAGAAGAT CCTGAAAGATGGATTCCCTTCCGCCAAAGATTGTCATATATTACTGCTCAAAGTAAAAAGAAGGGCGCCAAGGAGAGTATGGGCACGGGCTTCACGCAGGGAAGTACTGGTGGTCATTCTGCAGGCAGTGGCGGTGGCGGAAAGAGCAAGAAAGGTAAAAGGAAATAA